TAATGACACTAAGGTACTGTTTGGGTACTGATTATTACGTCCACGTTTTTCAGCAAAACGCGTTTCaggcttttttaaaaaaaaaaaaaaccaacacctattacactattcatgggacatgaacagtgcaaataGGCATATCTATAGTAACCCTTTGGTGAgcagtaaattttttataattttttttattgttttcagtttttagcaaaataagtggtattcaaacaCACTTTAAGTATCCTTTACCCATTGTGTTAAGTTTCTTGGTTTGGAAACTTATTCTAGTAAATAGGTGTACTTACTACTTACTACTTATAATCTTATacaccaccaccccccccccccccccccaaaaaaaaaaaacagcagcTAATAGGTGCAACTGTACAAGTTGATTATAAATGTGATTGCAGCTTCACTACTATACGGCCAATCTGTCATACATACAATCACATAATAGTGCTAGCCTCATACAAAATATTCACCAAGTAGCTGAAAGCATGAAACTTCTACTCCAGATTATTTCCAAAGtttcttaatctttttttttttttagagaaccTTGGTCCTTAATCTGTCacatattaattttatatgatCATATGGATTATGTATTGTTGGCTTTTGATATCGAATACTTATAAACACATGGGTCTTATGCTTACAATTGTTTTGGAGGGTTTTATTCCATAAATAATCGAATGGGTTATCTATaactcagaggctcttctattttttgggtaagggttaatttagagcatttattataatttagaattactacattttccaatcacaaaaaaaaaaaaaaaaaaaaaaaaacctaggggtgtgatgaaaaattatttcacaacacataatactcatcacacacctgggttttttttgtaattgaaaaatgtagtaatcctaaattataataaatgctctaaattaacccttacctaAAAAGTAGAAGAGTCTCTGAGCACGTGCTCTAGTTTTTCTAAAACATATTGGAATATTGTCATATACTAGTTTGTTTTAAATTGGCTCTATGTGATTGGTAATGATATATCATcctttaatatttttagcctCCAGGCTCTTACTGTAATTTTGTTatggatctctctctctctctctctctctctctctctctctctctctctctctctctctctatatatatatatatatatatatatgactttttaaaaaaaaaacaaacgcACTCACAAGATAGAGGGAAAGAGGTTCTAATTTCTAACATAAAAGCACACCACAAATTCATCATAGTAACTTTTAAAGGATGGTGGGACAAGTTATattacacacaacacactctctttcacaatatatataattttgtgtgGGAATCTAATGATAACATAAGAAACGCTTTTAGTTAAATTTCTTCATCACTCTCTCAAAccctccaaaatttttgtagttaaatGTTATGATTAGGGTTTGAAAATGTTGCAAATTGATATTGTAAAAAATAGATTTGGCGCATTTTGATCTGGGGGCTTGTGGCATTATAAAGTGGAAAATTTACATGCATTTTGAATTCCTTTCAAGTATGTGGAATGCTAGCGGAGGGTGCCCCTATGGTCACGCTCAGGAGAGTGAGTCACAATAGTCACCCCTGCCCCTCCTTTatttgatccaaaaaaaaaaaaaaaaaggtctgtGGAATGGCTCAGTGTGATATATCTCAGTTTGCTTGGATTGTTGTTggttgaaaaaattgataaagttgAAAAAGAATTTCTTTCCGCAGTTTATCTAAGTTGATTAGTGTGTTTACTAGATTGTGGGAAAGAGCAATTATCATCATTTTGGGATAAGAAATTCTCTTGCTTTAGAAGCATTTTTCTTGCATGTCACCTCTCTTAGACATTCTAGTTAGTTTAATAATAAGCTTTTCCATTCTTGTTCATCTTGGATTTTTGGATGTCTTAATTTCAGAAACTACAAGTTGTGTGACTTTTGAAACTTTCTTTAGATTACTAATAagattgtatttgtatattcatGCTTTGTACTGGTGGAAGTTATATAGTATCTTTAGAATCTAAATGCACATACTTAATTGTGGAAAGAACGCTGAGAATTTCTATCTATTGTGATTATGAGACTTTGCTACTATCTTTGAAGAACTTGTCAATGCATATTTGTGAGCCATTTACAGTCAAGTAAAGAATATTCCCattgctccaaaaaaaaaaagaagaaagtaaagaatATTCCCCTAAAATGGATGTGCTATGGTACCCCACAATATGTAGTTGGATTTGATCCAACTTTAATAAGATTAGATTGGATTAGAGAAATATTCAAAAGAAGGAAGATTAGAGTTTGGTAACTTGTACAGTGTATCATCTCAATCTATATCACTATCTCGTATTGGATAGTTCACTAATGGATAGAAAGAGAAGACTAAAAATCTATGAACATAAAAGTATAATAATCTATGTGAAAATTATAATTAAGTGGTTAAattcacatatatttttttttttatggtttaagCTTTTTGGAAAATTGGTAACTTAATATGATATCAGAGTAAGGAGTTCTAAATTCGATCTTTGTTGTGAGTTTGGACCCACACATGAGGGAGAGTATTAGAATTatagttaagtgattaaattcacaattttctaatattttaagCTTTGAAGAGTGTAAGgactgaatttggatttgacccaatataggattgggttttagcccaataagcccaaacaatgaatttgtagagcgtggatgaaagaactagTTCTAGTGAGTAAAAAAGACAGTAacaattgtttatttaagaGAATCAAACACAAGTAAGGTAAGAAAAAtttgtcctcggcacaatccgaggagctCTATTATAATGTCCAGTTGATAATCAAGGTTACAAGAACTAAAAGGTTCGTTCCagtcatttttctctctcctctttcagGCCACCTTTCcatgctatatactataatttttgaAATCATCCCCACCTTACATGTGCAAATTAGATTCCAGGAACttcttcttgtcccatccaagACTTCCCAGAACCTTCAACTaacagctgtaaggctgcttcaccactgttcaggtatcaccttcacattaatgcggccagagagttagctaggatgcatttaatgtggaggtagtagtttttgaagatatttgttgccttcCTCTACTCCTCTCCTATCCAATGTCTGACTTCTAACCGTGATGCAACCTGGAAGGATGTTTGGGATGATAGGACATTCCTACTGATCTTGGATCCACATTTCCGATATGACTTTTCTCCTCAGACATCATTTGGACTATCATGTACAATCCTTATCTCTTCATTTTCTACCATTCTCATAGTAACATTATTTGACCATCCTTGAATAAGTAAATATCCTCaaattgggccataggcccaatatatacaGTTTTAACAGTACCTTCTGGCTATCTGGCCCCTACAAAGAGAACTTGTAATTTAACAATCCAATCATCAAAATGGCATGTCTTGACACTTCAATTTTTCAAATCCACCAATTTTCTTGCTAACATGGCATCCACCAACCTCACCGTTTCACATATTTCTTAGATGACTGCTAATTATTGTTTTGTATCTTCTAAATGATTGTTTATCACATACTTGTTATGCCACAGTCattgtttttttacttttacataaTCTGGTGTTGCATTTTGGGTAATATTACCATAGCTAGTggttattaatttgaaaataacaattcattttcttctttagaatttttaattttactttttagaattaattaatgcacacctaaaatgtgttttcgtctaattatttttttggctataaatCTCCTAACTTGCTTCTCCTTTGGCATTCAATCTTTCAAAATTGTTGTCCCATTGTCTTTTTTGTGAGAATGGCTAGCAGTTCCTTGCAGCAACAGATTGCCTCCATGAGGCAATCCTTGTTTGATGAGGTTTAATTTTTCTCTTCCTAAGTTCTTTGCTAAAGATACATCGTAATTGTTTCAGCTTTATTTCCAAATCCCATTACCATATGATATTTCACAtggtatttaattatttatgcaacatttttacctttttgttTTCCATGTAATTGCTTGCTTTGAATGTTTAAAGCTGAGTTCATGGAAATTATTtgataaatatttgaattaaaaaaaaaaaagaaagataaaatgaGTAGctaaataaaacttaaagaattTATGGTGGAAATGTAAACTGTTCTATGGAAAAAaatctcaatatttttcatgaaattttcaatcgaaaaatttaaatataatgcTATATTAatcaatatgcttaaatattcaaaagttaTGAAATCGTccacacacacccaaaaaaaaaaaaaaaaaatctattatgcAAAAATGTGGTCTGAATGAGATTGTGAGCAATGTTTTGCAGGGAATCATTGACCGTGATAGGTTCATTCAATTGGAGACTATGACCAACCCGGATTTTGTTAATATTGTTATTGAGGCATATTTCAAAGATTCACCGAAAGCTATCAATGACATTGAAAATGCACTGTGAGTGgcaacattattatttttttctgagcaaattttgtaaaaaatttaataaacaataatataacaacaacaatgacAGTGATATATATTGTTGCCTTCAAGCTCTAAACCCATTAACTATGATCAGAttagtttaaataatattaggctatatttgtttatataaattttttttttttgagaatggaatttgtttatataattaGGGAGGCTAATCCCCTCAATGTCACGGAGCTGGATAGGTGTCTTCACATTTTCAAAGACGGCAATGACTGGTATTTTCCTGTTTTCTTAGCCTTGTATTAATATTGGGgtatatagaaaatgaaaaagtggtcaattttttttacattttttttaatattaaaataaaattttaaaatggataattaatatatatattatatatattctaaccTGACCCAATAAGAAATATAATCCAAATACCCCTTTTCACCAAAAAAGTGATTagacttttttggtttttttgacACTAAATGTAAcatctattttgttattatttgcaGCATTGGTGCTAGCAAGGTGATTACTGAAATCAATAATATAAAGTTTTTTTGCTATGATAAAGACATGGAAAGGTAAGGTGTATACTTACCTAGCTAATTGAATCCTTTTCCTCGTGCCGTAATAAGTTGGagtattaaatataaatttatatgtttatctttttttatatatcatcaatgattttaatctaaaatttcataattaattagTCTATTTCGGTCCAtcttgaaaaggaaaaaaatcaaataattttagaaatctaTGTATTGTATAAACTAtactttgttagaaaataatcacattattttaaaaagagtttaaaactAACATTTATAAGTCTTGTTTATTATTCTCATTtttcatttaacaaaaaaataaatcgtCAAATTTTTCCATGCATTCGAATATGCAGCTAGTTATTATAATTGCTAAAGTGTTAAATGCAATTATTAACTTGTCAATAACTATGAGCAGGAGTAAGAGTAGGGCTGCACTTGTTACCATGCAACAAGAGTATATCATTTTGAAGAGCAAATTGGAAGCCTATTTGgcggtctctctctctctcaattaatTGTCTTGCTTAGGGTCGAGATAAATGAGTGACATGTTGATTTGTTTTCTGTTTATTCTACAGTTGCTTCGACAAGCTGCACTAGCTCCTGTATCTATGTCTAATACTAATCCTCCAGGTCAAGGATCGGCTAATGGGAATGACTAGTATTTGGGGGATTATTTCATTCTCCATTTCAATAATAATACTACTAAAAATAAAGTCTAGGCATTTTTCCTTTGTTAATAGaataattatgaataaaatataggTATTCTTACCTATGGCATGAGTATGTCGCTTTACATTTCTTGTTTCTCTAGAACTAGTTTGTTTGTGTGTGATCAGTGCATACTGATTCCTTCACCAAGTCTAGTTGTAATAAAAGTTGTCTATTTGTTAGGAAACCCTTTTATCTTGCTTTTATAtttgaactctctctctctctctctctcatatgtaTACGACAACAATTTTGTATAATGTGTGATTCGTGTGAGAGGTAAGAATAACTTACATGATGTTAAAAGAGAGAATACAAAGATTACGTGGTTCGGCTTCACCACTTACATTACATCCATAAAACTACATATTTTTACTAAGATCAAgtgtggtaaaaaaaaaaaaaaaatctaagtaagatatatatatgaaaactaTATAAACTAGGGTTGGCCCTAATCGGACTTTACAATATGTTGGGCTTCTTAAACCATTACACATAAGGGCCATAAACCCATATTCTTTTAACACATGCCTTCATGGAAAATTGGCTATATCACGTGATCTTGatctcttttttaatataacaaTGTCAGGGATTTCTATCGCTAGACGGTTGACATTGTGCATATGAGTGGTCCGGTCAAATGCACCTTAATAATGTGGGACGAGCTATGCCAGAGATCCAGAGCTCATAAATTGACtccaaaaaatggaaaaaaaaaaaggccctaGAGCGCCATAAGGCCCACATCGACCTTACTTGTCTATAAAACCAAGTGCATGCTTTGACGATTTGGGTAGTCTAGCAATATGAAACACTTGAGTCGGGCCCATGCACTCAAAGCCATTCACTTTGTGCAAAATACATGAAATTCAAGCTCTAGTTTTTGATCCTTCTGCCAAGAGCTGGTCTTTTAGCTCAACAGGTATCTTTTGGTATTTTCATTGGAGacatttagaatttaaatttaaattctcgTATGAAGTGGAACTGATTATTATATGACTGACAAATTGTTGTGTTCAGGAAAGATAAACTTTAGTATctattttgcatttgttttggtACGTAAAATGAAGCTTTCCAATCAATATGAGTTTGGAACACGATTAGAATACAAGTGCTCTAGGCACTATGTTATATACTTATAACAAGAAGCTATTGCATTGCTAAGCAATTAACAGCGAGCAAACCTTAACTGAAGGGCCACAGAACCCAAACTTGACCAAGCAAAAGCATACGGCTCCTGATTTATTGCCAACTACAGTAATTAAAATTCGAGTAGGGTGGCTAAAGCGACCAAAATACCCACTCAGTAAAATAAGACCCAAACATGCCCAATTAACATAAATATTCACttatttgtaaaaaaacaaaaacataagtATTCACTAGTTCTGACCAATCCCTATAGATTAATTCCAAATCGGTTAGGTTTTAAGTGATCTTTAAGGTCTCATGACACATCTTGGGGCCACTCTTAAGGGAATCATTCCTATAATAACTTGATGTGTATAAGACAAGGATCTGCATATATTCGAGAGAATAGTTAAATATTCTCGATGAGGTATATATACCCTTGtttgtgaataaaaaataaaaaaaaatcctgctAGGGTTAAGTGTTTTTTAAATCTATAGGAATGAACTTGTTGGGTTATATGTGGCTTTGATTGTGGACCTATTAGACACCAACTGATGCTCATTGGGCTGTTACACAATATTAGGCACTCATCAAGCCCTTTTTATTTGCCCAAGCTCAAGAAACCAACTCACTAAAACCCTCCAAAGCTTCCCAAAAGCCCAAGTACaaccaaaataaagaaacaatacgtcctttctttttcttttaataagtctttttagatttcttttaTCCAAACACTTTGCAAGGATCAACAATGTTTGTTACAGTTTCATCAACTATACaattatgtaaaataataataataataaaaatgacaaaagaaatAGTAAGTAATACTAACGTAGGAACAAGAACTTTGGATTCGGCTTCAAAACTTCATTGGTCAAGCTACCAAttgttaattttcttaaaatatataaacactAATCCATTTGGTTGCATGAATAATTTATGTTGGGTAGATATATATTTAAAGCACCACTTTTGCCCgacattttcttttgatttctaAATAGATTTGGATAGTGTAAAGGAGTGGGAAGGAATGAACAACTTAACGAgtaatgaaataaaaagaaatgaatctaatgatctctttctttctttagatGTTAAAtgtaaaggaagagagagagagagagttttatgtcatctttctttttcttttcttctttatctatACTTTAGTTCAAATTTTGACTTAATTAATAAGTAGTGTACTATATATTTGCCcactaaaaatacaaaatgagTGATTTAAGGGGTAGTgaaaaattttactacatatacaatatatGTCAAATACATAtccaataaattttatttatttttaatttggacACAGTTATATGATAAGTTGATGtatcaatttaaaatatatatatatatatatatatatatatttcttaattattttgttaatgtgtttgtagagagggaaaattcccgacctatcacaagctgacacgtcacattaccaagtccacaaaatacagccaattacagaacaccatgtattgctgctaggttttgctatcactattcagaggccaacagaaatttgccaagtgtcatgcaagagccaatcacgcatcagcgcacgtgtaagcgatgactcaagcagcctcgcacgtgtaagcgatgactcaggcagcctcgcacgtgtaagcgatgactcaagcaacctcgcacgtgtaagcgatgacttaagcggaccaatcaagctgtgacatgtgtcaccaatcaagctccgccacgtgtcgctcacccaccccaaaactcctataaatagaagccttcctgagaca
This genomic stretch from Quercus lobata isolate SW786 chromosome 3, ValleyOak3.0 Primary Assembly, whole genome shotgun sequence harbors:
- the LOC115979300 gene encoding pseudo histidine-containing phosphotransfer protein 2-like; amino-acid sequence: MASSSLQQQIASMRQSLFDEGIIDRDRFIQLETMTNPDFVNIVIEAYFKDSPKAINDIENALEANPLNVTELDRCLHIFKDGNDCIGASKVITEINNIKFFCYDKDMERSKSRAALVTMQQEYIILKSKLEAYLALLRQAALAPVSMSNTNPPGQGSANGND